The DNA sequence TGGAATTGATAGAAACAGTGGCAGCTAATAATTTCATGTATTCATCcgaaaaatctactaaaaaggGTGTGATGGCATTAGATATTATGAATGCAATTTTAGCACAAAATAGAATTATGTCCCAATTGTACTCGTATGATTAGTTATGAGTATtatctaattaatttttaatttttttttactatgaGTACGAAcattatttgatgaatatttGATAATTATGAATACTCCCTCGCTGTTCGCCAAATGACTAGGCGAACTGCATGCGAACTTTTGGTTCGCCAAGTAATTAAGCGAACTGTGgtgaatccaaaaaaaaaagatactGATAATTAAagtcaaaattattttttttaaataatgaatattttttcatttattccAAAAAGAAAATCCTTATTAGATATATTTAATCTTAACTATTTAAATTAATTCGATGGCTATTAAAGCATTCTCACATTCTCATATAAATCTCATTCTCATAAGATacatttcatatatatatataatgaccTTTAttggataaaaaaattaataaatcgATGTGAGTTTTTCGTTGTGTGGCGAGGTCTTTTGTTGGCTTGAAAGAGTGGCTATCGGGATGTAATTTATAAAATGAATCGCTTGAAGCAAGGCTTTTCTCTCAGTTCAAATGAGAATCCTCATGTGTGTAGTATTTATCATAATCTGGTTTTTAagatttacaattttttttacttttgaaatTGGAAGACAAATGTGGTGTTGGTGCAGCAAATAACAAATCGTGCAAGGATGCTATGGCAAAATATGCCGTCAGCATCAAGATCTCGTATCTAGAATGGTTAAATCTTAAGAAAATATTGGATAAACTACCATTTCTACCCATGAAAGTTTAGAACGCTGACAAATCTACCCacaaaaaaatgaaattgaCTTTATATCCATAAAAGATGAACTTTTGCaaacaaaaatatccaaactctaaaaaaattaaataaaatttccaAACTACCTTCTAATATAACCTAACTCTAACTTCTAAATTTACTCCACGCCACTACCCCAATCCCAAATCCTACAATCACCCTCTTCCCCAACTACCAACATCCTTGCCGCCATCACCATTACCACCGCTGTCATCACCACCCTTCCTCCTCCTTCCACCTCTTCGACCCCGACCTCAATCGTAGGCTCCGCTTTCCCCTTACCTTCCTCCCCTTTCGAAACTCCAACCCTGTCGCCTCCTCCCCTTCTATTTCATCCTTCAAATTTAGCACAAATATCCatttcataaattttaaattccatGAACTACTAACTCAAAACACACTACAGTTTTTCTCCTCCTCCAAAGCTTCAAAAGATCAGAATTTGATTATGATTTTAGTGTTAAATCGAAAATTGGTAACGAAAAACAAGAGAAGAGATGAGGAGTTTGATGAGTACCATTGTAAAATCAAGCGTTGAACCGATGGGTGATGGTCCTCACCAAACTTGTGGCCCTCTATTTCTCCGGCGACAATAACCACCACTAGATGAAATTCTCCCCCAACCTTCCCATGGAGCCATGGAGTCAAATCCTCATCGTAGACCACATCCTCACACTCTGCAATGTCGGCTTGCCATGGCTGATGGAGGTCCCACGACAGTGTTGATGGTTGGTGGGTTGAAGTCGTCGTTCTCGCTGAACGCGTCATGCTCGATGATCTTGATTCTGCGGCTTAATTTGATGACGATGGAGTcggaggaggaagagaagatGGCACCAAGGATATTCCGGTACTTAAGGGAGTCCAGCAAGTTCAAGGTTTTTGAAAGCGAAGACATGGTTTGCTTCTCGATGGAGTGGATTAAGAAGAAATTGACACTTTTTGGACCAGTTCGGGAGCAGTGGAGGAGGTGGTGATAGTAATGGCGGTAGTGATAGTGGTAGTTAGGGATGAGAGTATTGGTAGGGTTTGAGATTGGAGAAGTGGtgttgaataaaattaaaagttagaGTTAAGTTATATGAGAaggttttatttaattttttagggtTCGGATAGTTTTATCTGCAAAAGTTTATCTTTTATTAGtataaattcaattttattttattttatttttttgataaatttatcAGTATTCTAAACTTTCATAAATAGAAATAGTAGAAATAGTAGTTTACTTTTAAAGAATccttttttataatattacaCTTAATCCTTAAACCTAGTTTctgtcttttatttttgttttctttcttgttaaataataaaagaaaaagaagtcaTGAAATTAAATAAGTGcataaatttaatacaaatgTCCCTAATACTCATCCGTTGTTATTCTTATACACAACTATAAAATGGAACtcgattaaaatattttattagtaCATCCTTAAGGTTTGACATCATTTCATCTCTTATTATGTAGTCTAGTTTGAATAATACTTGGTTTCACTTTTATCCCATTAttaaagagtaaagtattatttttgtctcaaATGTTTGTGGTAAATTCCAAAGTTGTCTCTAACGTTTtaatcgtcctatttaaatttctaacgtttcaaaattgactcaatgtgaTCCTACCATTTGGGATCCATTAACAGAAttaacggcgggacaaaattgaaacgattttgaaacgttagggacttaaataggacaaaaacgttgggaacaaaaacgatacaaaaaaataaattttaattttatcttttaataatatcaactttttactatacatagtattcaattattttttaatcacatctaagtaacttacacttaatcacattactttcattttaaataaatttattttttttataattttacacttttattctaaataaataatgtaatgtgattagaatgaaagtgtaaaattataaaaaaaattataagtaatgtgattaagtaatgaaagtaaaattatatttatttagaatgaaagtgtaaaatttatttatttataaaaaattacattactttaagagtaaaattataaaaaaattaatttatttagaatgaaagtataaaattataaaaaaaattataagtaatgtgattaagtaataaaagtaaaattacattatttagaatgaaagtgtaaaatttatttatttataaaaaaattatattattttaagagttaaattaaaaaaaataatttatttagaataaaagtaatgtgattaactgtaatttacttaaatatgattaaaaaataattgaatactatatacagtaaaaaattgatattattgaaggataaaattaaaatttatttttatgtatcgtttttgtccccaacgttttcgtcctatttaagtccctaaggttttaaaattgtctcaattttgtcccgctgTCAATTCTGTTAATGGATCCTTAATGGTAGGACAATATTAAGTCCATTTTAAAAACGTTAGGACTTAAATACAATGATTGAAACGATAGAGACAACTTTAaaacttaccccaaacgttggtgACAAAAAcgatattttattctattattaaaTGACTCAaactttataattattaattggAGTAATCTTATTTattaatacatataaaaaagaataaattttttataataattcaGAAATTCATGCAATTACTCAATGTGGTCTTTGAAAtcttaatttcattattgtagTCCTCATATAGAGTTTTAGACACCATAATGATTTTTGGACATTCTTCCGACGATGAGTCAACTATGGCAGTACTAACATGGCATCACTTTATCCAATTTGGTCCCTTCTTATATTTAACCCTaacttctcctttcttcttcttcctctgttcTCTTCCATTCTTGTGACTTCGGCTTCCTCATCAATCCAAGTCCCTGCGGGTTGACACTCGAGTCTCTCTAGCAATCAGCATTTCCAAACCAACCCACAAAAACCCAGATATCCAACACTCGCTGCGATTCAAGAACTCCATGGTTGTGCCTACAAGGCTCCTTCCAGTGGCGAACTGTCTTCGTTAATGTGTTGAGAGGGTTGTCAATGAAATCCATCTTAAAAAGCTTCTACTGCTGCGCACCTCCTAGCTTCTAGCTCACTTGAATTCCATGCTTTTAGCTCACTCGAATTCCATGGAGACGTCGTCGCAATGCCGCAAGAAGGAGATATTAGAGCCGCGTTCCCTTTCGCCTTTTTTAATAATTCTCTGCTCAAGCTCCTAGTTAGCTCTCCTCCgtcgaagaagaagaaagtcaTTCATTGTGTATGTAATGCCTCCGCTCTTCTTTGGTTTTAGTTTGACACGCCTCTGTTGTAAGTTAACTCCAAATCCTGAAGCTCCTTGGCACAACTAAATCGGACTCCTCCTAAAATCCTATTATGAGTTAGCGTTGCTTTGCCACCTCTTACGTGTTTTGTGGTTTCAATTCTCTTATTCATAGTCTGCTTCTCAATCTCAGGGAATCCAAGATCTCTTTCCTCAcaatgttcttgatgatttatGGTATACATCTAATTAGTGATAATATGAATTAACTCAAGATATGTTCTCAAATTTTGTTTGTTAGGTTTTATTTGTGTggatgaaagaagaagaagaagacaaatGAGAAGAAacggaagaagaagaattgagAAGTTAGGGTTAAATAAAGAGGAAGGAACTAAATTGAATACAAATTACAATCTTGCCAGTTAAGCTAGTTGTTGCATTCTCTAGCATGATAAAGTGATGCCACATCAGTATTGCTGACAGCTGATTCTTGTCGGAAAGATGCTCAAAGACCGCTACGGTGCCATGAGATTAATCTAGAAGACTACAATGATAAAATTAGAATATCAAGAACTAGCCACATTGGATAATCGCATGAATTTCGGGactattataaaaatttattctacaaagaaaaacaaatcatTCAAATATATTTCTTGTAATTCTTTGGATGATAAACTTCCGCTGGTAATCTTGGCTTTCCGAATGCAACTAGTGGCTTAGCTTTTGAGGTGTCCCTTTCAAGTTCAGAGAGATCAATAATTGGTTCATTGAGAGGTGCAACCCATGTGAATCCATGAACCAACCTTGCAAAGAGCATAACAGTTACATAAGTACCAAGTGTGATGGCAGGGCAACTTCGTCTTCCAGCGCCAAATGTGAACAACTCCAAGCTTGGCTCAGTCAAAGTCAAATCACATCCATCCCTCTTCAGATGCCTTTCAGGTTTGAATTTTAATGCTTCTTCCCAAACTCTTGGATTTTGGCCAACACCTTGCCTCCTAATAAGAACATGACTACCTTTTGGGATGAAGTAATTGGCGACAATTGTGTCTTCCATTGAGACATGAGGAACATTAAAGTCTACAATTGGGTGAAGGCGAAAACCTTCTCTTAAACATGCCTTCACATAGTTGAGTTTTGGAATATCTGATTCTTGCACTAACCTTTGGTTTCCTACTACCCTGTCTAATTCTTGAGTAGCCTTTTGAAGTATTTTTGGTTGATTTAGCATTTCAGAAAATACCCATTCAACATTATTAAATGGATTATCCATTGTTCCAACTGTAAGTTCCTGCAAAAGACAAAATTCTTTATTATCATATTCATctttgtccaaaaaaaaaaagaaatcttTTAATATAAGCTTTTAATGCTAAGTAATACGAGGAAGAGTATTAAATTGAAAgtctaaattaattaatgtaatttttaCATTAAGACgataaatttaattgaaaatcTTCTTTAGAAGATTTTGACAGTTCCACAAAATTTAAAGTCGAACCAATACTtacattcttttttttttaacttttaatataagaataagataataaaatttttaacttttttaatatatttagtaattaaaatataaataattatatttttaataattttttgaaaaatatgtttttataGTACTATTAATTAAGGTTAAATTACACAGTTAGTCCCTGCACTTTCAGTGAAATTGTAAATTGGTCCTTATActttaaaagtttgtaattggatccctaaagaaaattaaactttgtaatttaattttcgCCGTTCAAAAAAATGTttgatttaacagaatattctcaacacatttttcattttaacagaatattctctGCATATGCTgaaaatattctgttaaatcaaCATTTTTTGAACGGTAAGGATTaaattgcaaattttaattctttttaagaaccaaattacaaacttttaaaatGTAGGGACCAATctacaattttattaaaatgtaGAAACTAACTGTATAATTTAACCATTAATTAATTAGTCTCTTTGTAGCATATGTTAGTAACATcctaataatattataataatgagTAAAATTAAGAAATATTCTCGAAAAATTTAAGTGTCAATAAAATTATATCCGAAAGATCAGAATAAAAATGTCCTAATAAAAGAGTTAAAATTtggataaaaattaaaataagaacatattttttttataaataacagTTAATTTTTGTCTTTGATCTATGAAGTATAGACACTTCGTTGAGTTGCCTAGTCCGTGTGTTGGACACATTTCGAACACGACACTCGTCCGACACGCGTGTCTGCCGTGTTTAACtgtgttttaataaaaaataaaaaattcttctctAGACACACTTGAACACACCTAAATATCATCACGTGTCCGCGTGTCCAGtcttatttttaacatatattgtTGAAATgaatttagaaataatatatattattatttattaaaataaaaaatattttagatacttttatatagttaaaaaagacattaaaaacagttaaaaaattatttaatattttaatttatctaaaaaatactttatattttatatatatgctgTGTCTGTGTACAGTGGCGGATCCAGAAATTTTATAAAGAGGGGGCcgaaaacaaaaaattgaaagtaccatattaaaattaaaaattttaataaaaaataattatattttaatattattttaaactaaaattaattttaaaaaaatcatttatatcaaagttttttttcataaaattctaatttttattcatattataaaagatataaaataaataatataaattattttctctaatacttttaatatatatattttaaaataaattaatgaatataatatataagatatattcatattaataaataattcacttaatatattttgattttaatatcataaaaaataaaatttaatctaatttatttttatgtatatttttttattacattcaattagtaattattataaaaaataaataatttacttaatatattttgattttaatatcataaaaaataaaatttaatctaatttatttttatgtatatttttttattatattcaattaagaattattataaaaactaaagtatttttatataataatagatagaaaaattataaaaaagatcaaaaaattgaaaaaataaaaataataaatttaaaatgcaTGAAATGAGATTTGAACCCATGTGTTGGAGTATAACATGCTTTTCTCTAACCATTGAACTAGTAGATATATTATCTGAAAGTTTACacattatattatatatattttaagttttaaaactTTAGAGGGGGCCATGGCCATGCAGGTCCCCCCGAATCCGCCTCTGTCTGTGTATTTCGTGTCGCATCGTGTTTCGTATTCTTATCAATGTCCGTGCATCATAATCTTctataaataatttatgtatttgatttaaaattttgtaaaaacaTTCAGACTATTTAGAAAGTAAATGAAAAAACGGgaacaaaatttgatttttacacacattttttgaatttctataaaaattttattcacaAAAAAgtagataaaattttaattaccaaattttaaggatgaaaatatcttatttttttaattgcatttataaaaaaatcataatccaattttttatttttttaagaatatatatttaatatttaattatttttatcatttttttagattttttggGTGTGTTTTTGTtgtcttaattttttaaaaataattttttcggtgtttatatttttaaaaggaATTTTTTCTGATGTAATCTATAATAATAAATGGAATATAAAAGCATTATGATAATAAAAGTAATGTTAATTACCATAATTTGACTTTTTATTTCCTCCACGGtcaaaagtggatttttattgGCATCTTTTAATGAGATGAAAATATCAAGCCAATCCTCTTGATGAGTCCTTGTCCCATTCTTCCATTGATGAATCCTTTCGTCAATTATGGGATCATGGTACTTCCTTATGGTGTTAGTAGCTtcctttaatatttttttatgaccTTCAAAATCAAGCCACCACAAGCAAGGAAGATAATCAGAAATAGGAAATGCAAAAAGGTGCCTTACCACAATGAAGAGTGCTACAACATGCTCCAATTCCTCGGGACCAGGACCCCCATCTTCTCTACCTTTACCAAAGTATCTCTTATTGAATAACATCCTCCTACTCAAGTTTCCACCAAAGTGTTGCCCAACATGCCTCAAATCCACTAGGCCACCCCCATTCTTGGTTTGGTTATACACATAGCGGACAAGGTTGTCTGCTTCTTCAGCCCTTTTGTCATGCATCCATTGATGCCTTTGGGGCGAAAGCAATTCCTCCACAAAGattctcttcattttcttccaTTGTTCTCCACAGGGTGTTACAGATGTGGTTAGGTACCCAGATGAGACATATTTACTCGACCAATTCAACGGCCTTGATGCGAAAATCGCATCTTGTTTCATTAAAAATTCACGTGCAATGGACGGACTTGACACTGGGATGACATGGATGTTACCTAGACGGATGCATGCAATTTCAGTGTCGAGATCATTCATGATGTTTTGTATCCATCTGAACGTGGGTTTGTTTGCAAGCATTTCAGGCAGGTTACCAACTATAGGCCATGGTTTGGGACCTGGTGGGAGACTAggctttgatttgtttgatgaaTCAGTGTGTTTGAGGAGTTTGATGAAGAGAGGTATAATGAAAAAGAGTATGAGCAAGAAGGTACAAGCAGATTCCATGGTTTAAAGACACTCTAACTAAATAACTGATTGAATGATGTGTATTCTCTCATGCACTTCGGTCTTCGATTGATGAGTTGGGTGCATGCAACAATTATTTATATACAG is a window from the Arachis stenosperma cultivar V10309 chromosome 3, arast.V10309.gnm1.PFL2, whole genome shotgun sequence genome containing:
- the LOC130965857 gene encoding isoleucine N-monooxygenase 2-like → MESACTFLLILFFIIPLFIKLLKHTDSSNKSKPSLPPGPKPWPIVGNLPEMLANKPTFRWIQNIMNDLDTEIACIRLGNIHVIPVSSPSIAREFLMKQDAIFASRPLNWSSKYVSSGYLTTSVTPCGEQWKKMKRIFVEELLSPQRHQWMHDKRAEEADNLVRYVYNQTKNGGGLVDLRHVGQHFGGNLSRRMLFNKRYFGKGREDGGPGPEELEHVVALFIVVRHLFAFPISDYLPCLWWLDFEGHKKILKEATNTIRKYHDPIIDERIHQWKNGTRTHQEDWLDIFISLKDANKNPLLTVEEIKSQIMELTVGTMDNPFNNVEWVFSEMLNQPKILQKATQELDRVVGNQRLVQESDIPKLNYVKACLREGFRLHPIVDFNVPHVSMEDTIVANYFIPKGSHVLIRRQGVGQNPRVWEEALKFKPERHLKRDGCDLTLTEPSLELFTFGAGRRSCPAITLGTYVTVMLFARLVHGFTWVAPLNEPIIDLSELERDTSKAKPLVAFGKPRLPAEVYHPKNYKKYI